A section of the Salmo salar chromosome ssa05, Ssal_v3.1, whole genome shotgun sequence genome encodes:
- the LOC106605749 gene encoding 60S ribosomal protein L18 isoform X1, whose product MGVDIRHNKDRKVHRKEPKSQDIYLRLLVKLYRFLARRSTAPFNKVVLRRLFMSRTHRPPMSVSRMIRKMKLPGRENRTAVVVGTVTDDVRIQDIPKLKVCALKVTDGARRRILKAGGQVMTFDQLALAAPKGQGTVLLSGPRKGREVYRHFGKACGTPHSHTKPYIRSKGRKFERARGRRSSRGYKA is encoded by the exons ATG GGAGTCGACATCCGACACAACAAGGACCGTAAGGTGCACCGAAAGGAGCCCAAGAGTCAGGATATCTACCTGAGGCTCCTGGTCAAA CTGTACAGATTCCTGGCCCGTCGCTCCACTGCTCCCTTCAACAAGGTGGTCCTCAGGAGGCTCTTCATGAGCAGGACCCACAGGCCTCCGATGTCAGTGTCCCGCATG ATCCGTAAGATGAAACTGCCTGGTCGTGAGAACAGAACCGCAGTTGTCGTGGGAACCGTCACTGATGATGTCAGAATTCAGGATATCCCCAAGCTCAAG GTGTGCGCTCTGAAGGTGACTGATGGCGCTCGCCGCAGGATCCTGAAGGCCGGAGGCCAGGTCATGACCTTTGACCAGCTGGCTCTGGCTGCCCCCAAAGGACAGGGCACCGTGCTGCTGTCAG GACCCCGTAAGGGCAGAGAGGTATACAGGCATTTTGGAAAAGCCTGTGGAACCCCCCACAGCCACACCAA GCCCTACATTCGCTCCAAGGGCAGGAAGTTTGAGCGTGCTCGTGGGCGCAGATCCAGCCGTGGATACAAGGCCTAA
- the LOC106605749 gene encoding 60S ribosomal protein L18 isoform X2, whose product MGVDIRHNKDRKVHRKEPKSQDIYLRLLVKLYRFLARRSTAPFNKVVLRRLFMSRTHRPPMSVSRMIRKMKLPGRENRTAVVVGTVTDDVRIQDIPKLKVCALKVTDGARRRILKAGGQVMTFDQLALAAPKGQGTVLLSGPRKGREVYRHFGKACGTPHSHTKPYFRMRILDVHCAEKDKHVSLVM is encoded by the exons ATG GGAGTCGACATCCGACACAACAAGGACCGTAAGGTGCACCGAAAGGAGCCCAAGAGTCAGGATATCTACCTGAGGCTCCTGGTCAAA CTGTACAGATTCCTGGCCCGTCGCTCCACTGCTCCCTTCAACAAGGTGGTCCTCAGGAGGCTCTTCATGAGCAGGACCCACAGGCCTCCGATGTCAGTGTCCCGCATG ATCCGTAAGATGAAACTGCCTGGTCGTGAGAACAGAACCGCAGTTGTCGTGGGAACCGTCACTGATGATGTCAGAATTCAGGATATCCCCAAGCTCAAG GTGTGCGCTCTGAAGGTGACTGATGGCGCTCGCCGCAGGATCCTGAAGGCCGGAGGCCAGGTCATGACCTTTGACCAGCTGGCTCTGGCTGCCCCCAAAGGACAGGGCACCGTGCTGCTGTCAG GACCCCGTAAGGGCAGAGAGGTATACAGGCATTTTGGAAAAGCCTGTGGAACCCCCCACAGCCACACCAA GCCCTACTTTAGAATGAGGATACTAGATGTGCATTGTGCTGAGAAGGACAAACATGTTTCTCTTGTCATGTAG